One Halalkalicoccus sp. NIPERK01 DNA segment encodes these proteins:
- a CDS encoding DUF2171 domain-containing protein: protein MASTDRTRPTEDDEGKNVIDSTGERIGIVASVESGTIHVETDPGLTDSIKATLGWGDTEDTQTIDASHVAEISDDTVHLAAEDSGATDVDVGETSGTGAAAPTDETGTGTGHEGESTDRNDLPPEDRRDDPVDGDLSGDETAAEMDDAGDVTDERTTGETGTTGMTDEGVSETADAGADEMGVPTGEDDRKTEDRPPEAADDGGLSTDANERPPGAEDRGHGDVQDEQTHDPRGGDDVQDPVPEEPRDAEELNPESGADPEDQPSTGEAATRGAEEDADLGRDDDSDDRN from the coding sequence ATGGCCAGCACCGACCGCACCCGACCGACGGAGGACGACGAGGGAAAGAACGTGATCGACTCGACCGGCGAGCGGATCGGGATCGTCGCCAGCGTCGAGAGCGGGACGATCCACGTCGAGACCGACCCCGGCCTGACCGACAGCATCAAGGCGACGCTGGGCTGGGGCGACACCGAGGACACCCAGACGATCGACGCCTCCCACGTCGCGGAGATCTCCGACGACACGGTCCACCTCGCGGCCGAGGACTCCGGCGCGACCGACGTCGACGTCGGCGAGACGTCCGGTACCGGGGCGGCGGCCCCGACGGACGAGACGGGCACCGGAACCGGCCACGAGGGCGAATCCACCGACAGGAACGACCTCCCGCCCGAGGACCGGCGCGACGACCCCGTCGACGGCGACCTCTCGGGCGACGAGACCGCCGCGGAGATGGACGATGCGGGCGACGTGACCGACGAACGGACCACCGGCGAGACGGGCACGACCGGGATGACCGACGAGGGCGTCTCGGAGACCGCCGACGCCGGGGCCGACGAGATGGGCGTTCCCACCGGGGAGGACGACCGAAAGACCGAGGACCGCCCGCCGGAAGCGGCCGACGACGGCGGCCTCTCGACCGACGCAAACGAGCGCCCGCCGGGCGCGGAGGACCGGGGCCACGGCGACGTCCAGGACGAACAGACGCACGACCCGCGCGGCGGGGACGACGTTCAGGACCCGGTTCCGGAGGAGCCACGCGACGCCGAGGAACTGAACCCCGAATCGGGCGCCGACCCCGAGGACCAGCCCTCGACGGGCGAGGCCGCCACCCGCGGGGCCGAGGAGGACGCCGACCTCGGCCGCGACGACGATTCCGACGATCGGAACTAG
- a CDS encoding ROK family protein has protein sequence MAHYAGVDMGATNIRAAVADGEAEILAAARRETPQGPTGIDVIEAVLRTLRDACENAGVDPRDVEAAGIGSFGPFDLAAGTIENPANLPDTVETIPLTGPIEKLIDSRRVYLHNDTIAGVIGERFHSDRNPDDMVYLTISSGIGAGVCVDGNVLSGWDGNAGEVGHMTIDPEGLRTCGCGHDGHWEAYCSGNNIPRYARLLYQDAQGMETVLPVEDPDFSAVDVFENAENDEFARYVIDQVGHWNAMGVANVVHAYAPLVIYVGGAVAINNPELTLDPIREKLEEMVFVNIPQIELTTLGDDVVLHGAIASAMTGGTGDRGRMRS, from the coding sequence ATGGCACACTACGCCGGCGTCGACATGGGGGCGACGAACATCCGGGCAGCGGTCGCGGACGGCGAGGCCGAGATACTCGCGGCCGCCCGCCGGGAGACCCCGCAGGGCCCGACGGGGATCGACGTCATCGAGGCCGTCCTGCGCACGCTCCGGGACGCCTGCGAGAACGCGGGCGTCGACCCGCGCGACGTCGAGGCCGCGGGGATCGGGAGCTTCGGCCCGTTCGACCTGGCGGCGGGAACCATCGAGAACCCCGCGAACCTTCCCGATACCGTGGAAACGATCCCGTTGACCGGCCCCATCGAGAAGCTCATCGACTCCCGGCGGGTGTACCTCCACAACGACACCATCGCGGGCGTCATCGGCGAGCGCTTTCACTCCGACAGGAACCCCGACGACATGGTCTATCTCACCATCTCCTCGGGGATCGGCGCGGGCGTCTGCGTCGACGGGAACGTGCTGTCGGGCTGGGACGGCAACGCCGGCGAGGTCGGCCACATGACGATCGACCCCGAGGGGCTCCGGACCTGTGGCTGCGGCCACGACGGCCACTGGGAGGCCTACTGCTCGGGCAACAACATCCCCCGGTACGCCCGCCTGCTGTATCAGGACGCCCAGGGCATGGAGACCGTCCTCCCGGTCGAGGACCCCGACTTCTCCGCTGTCGACGTCTTCGAGAACGCCGAAAACGACGAGTTCGCCCGGTACGTGATCGACCAGGTCGGCCACTGGAACGCGATGGGCGTCGCGAACGTCGTCCACGCCTACGCGCCGCTGGTGATCTACGTCGGCGGCGCGGTCGCGATCAACAACCCCGAACTCACGCTCGATCCCATCCGGGAGAAGCTGGAGGAGATGGTCTTCGTCAACATCCCCCAGATCGAGCTGACGACGCTGGGCGACGACGTCGTCCTCCACGGCGCGATCGCGAGCGCGATGACCGGCGGAACGGGCGATCGGGGCCGAATGCGAAGCTGA
- a CDS encoding NifU family protein, producing MSIDTGDSEVAESEEALRSKVETWLAKQMPIIQMHGGTSAVREAEPGGEVVIELGGGCRGCEISDVTTGNIEAELLQWPEIEEITVRAPDAGESFGIDQPDSIMGIDRTEGGRGF from the coding sequence ATGAGCATCGACACCGGCGACTCGGAGGTGGCGGAGTCCGAGGAGGCCCTCAGGTCGAAGGTCGAGACGTGGCTGGCGAAACAGATGCCGATAATCCAGATGCACGGCGGGACCAGCGCCGTGCGCGAGGCCGAACCCGGCGGCGAGGTCGTCATCGAACTCGGCGGCGGCTGTCGGGGCTGTGAGATCAGCGACGTCACCACGGGCAACATCGAGGCCGAACTGCTGCAGTGGCCCGAGATCGAGGAGATAACGGTCAGGGCGCCCGACGCCGGCGAGAGCTTCGGGATCGATCAGCCCGACAGCATCATGGGTATCGACCGCACCGAGGGCGGTCGGGGCTTCTGA
- the sepF gene encoding cell division protein SepF, which translates to MGFMDKLLGEQGSHRRGRSVEDYVEVDVGDIEAAPAEAGTRVHIAEIDGQRDLIAIKDAIYDGDVVIADIVRLRTSDSTVEHIIDELRQVAHEVDGDIVQKGDDQIIVTPTGVSISRSKLGR; encoded by the coding sequence ATGGGGTTTATGGACAAGCTACTCGGCGAACAGGGCTCTCATCGCCGAGGGCGCAGCGTCGAGGACTACGTCGAGGTCGACGTCGGCGACATCGAAGCGGCCCCCGCCGAGGCGGGCACGCGGGTACACATCGCGGAGATCGACGGCCAGCGCGATCTCATCGCGATCAAGGACGCCATCTACGACGGCGACGTCGTCATCGCCGACATCGTCCGGTTGCGAACGAGCGACAGCACGGTCGAACACATCATCGACGAACTCCGGCAGGTCGCCCACGAGGTCGACGGCGACATCGTCCAGAAGGGCGACGACCAGATCATCGTCACGCCGACGGGCGTCTCGATCAGCCGGAGCAAACTCGGCCGGTAA
- a CDS encoding RNA-binding protein encodes MEISSRHHLRNDEVRDLEAALSEGLGVSLDGDSYELVELAGVPVDLVLVDGDPDAFYYEGEPFLTVRGANAHEPDRGIVTVDAGAVSFVSDGADVMRPGIVHADEAIEAGDLVAIAEESHGKVLAIGRAKTDGGDMLGDSGKVIESLHHVGDDLYSVTV; translated from the coding sequence ATGGAGATCTCATCCCGCCACCACCTGCGCAACGACGAGGTCCGCGACCTCGAGGCCGCCCTCTCCGAGGGTCTCGGCGTCTCGCTCGACGGCGACAGCTACGAACTCGTCGAACTCGCGGGGGTGCCCGTCGACCTCGTGCTCGTCGACGGCGACCCAGACGCGTTCTACTACGAGGGCGAACCCTTCCTCACCGTCCGCGGTGCGAACGCCCACGAACCCGACCGGGGGATCGTCACCGTCGACGCCGGGGCGGTCTCGTTCGTCTCCGACGGCGCGGACGTCATGCGCCCGGGGATCGTCCACGCGGACGAGGCCATCGAGGCGGGCGATCTGGTCGCCATCGCCGAGGAGTCCCACGGCAAGGTGCTGGCGATCGGGCGGGCGAAGACCGACGGGGGGGACATGCTCGGCGACTCGGGGAAGGTGATCGAATCGCTCCACCACGTCGGCGACGACCTCTACTCCGTCACCGTCTGA